GTACATTCCTACACACCAGCGTTTATACTGAACACAAAGACAAATCGTTTGAAGAGGCGTGATTGGTCGAAATCATTCTGGAGTTCTTACAGAAGTAACTATGGAACAATGAAGAATTAAAACAACCTAATGCAAGAACATCATCCCaaaaaaaatgagaaaaaaaaagaaaaattaaaattaaataaaaaaagataaaaaagcaGCTTTTACAAAAACACGTAAGAATGCATAAAGTGACCCTTGCacttttttctcttttgttcTTGCAAACAGACGTGGCACCTCCTTGTTGAGCACAGAGCGCCGATGTAAGACTTGAGTAGTTGCATACAATGTTTGACTCCAGATCTGccatggagagagagagagagagagagagagagagagagagagagagagagagagagagagagagagagagagagagagagagagagagagagagagagagagagaaatcgaGAAGTCAGAGAATGCTCTTCATTGGCTGGGTGGAGCCACAATGAATGGGTTGTGTGGGCGGGAACTCACATGATTGGCAGGTGGGCTCTACCAGTGAGGTGGCACGTAGCTGTACCCAGGTGTTCCTTGGGGTCGGTACGTTGGCACGGTGACGGGGTGTGCGCCGATCTGAGTGTGCTGAGGGGTGGTCAGCAAGGTTCCTgtaatataacatttattatattaatgtcatacacacacacacacaaatataagtaaatatatatatatatatatatatatatatatatatatatatatatatatatatatatatatatatatataaaaggtctGTGAAAATTAGCGCGTTAATAATGggttaatgcaaattaattttaaagctacactgtgtgttattttcccccatctagtggtgaagaggtatatgaccatccagtgaataatagtttctgttcctctcaattctgattttgttttaactcctacggtggccgatttagtccaagattaacatagcattccccctcttcacattcgacacggtgccatcgagtgttaaaacgcgaaaagagaagcttgaatttacgggtatgtccctttttgggtaatgtactttcaagatggaggggcaacatggcgaccggcatttgaaccccctcacccgtatgttttttcaatggcatagtataaacttacgagaatactttataccttaaaagaagtaaatatacattaatgagcacatatatttttagaaagaactaagtgtttttagctaagaatatactaaaaaagttacacagtgtagctttaacagcATTAATTTTATTAACGCGCGATTAAcacagcgcgcattttctgtttgaccCATGGCCtgtagttggagaaattgagatcagccatagacgtaaaggatggagcagcaaacattaatagggaaagaaaagggttaacagTAACATTACtttgaaacaagtgcagttatagcctacataagctaccatattttctacttaacttttattagactccggggcgaaagaaaagtgtgttttttctgcagtccgagcgcgatgcactgaagctcactctcgctcatatctaagataaatcattaacacgtcaccgcttacagtacatgtgttttatggaactaaatacattacagttGGTTAAAACGAATatgcaggttacttttctgaacaagagcgcttCCGAGTCAGTGCTCTTCATACTGTTCGCGTGAATCACGGcacagttacacacacacacacacacacacacacacacacacacacacacacacacacacacacacacacacacacacacacacacacacacacacacacacacacacacacacacacacacacacacaaacacagacacacacacacacataaacacacacacagacacacacaaaataccggcagttcaaaaGGGAACGCACATCTCTTAAaagggccacactatattcctactcgtggaatatggacctcctccagatatggtgtggtactggtgcgctcacaggtccgcataacagctttcacattaccaattttttcaaaaactgccagtgtaaaaactccctttattaatattcttaaaatgagaaaaataactgcttattctgaattgttaagcttaggcttaagagacatgaactagTTCATCcgtgacctttgatacatgtctaaTCTTTATGCTCTGAGTATTGTTTCTACTGTGAGCCTAcacgctgatatgagcaaatatccaatcacaTGTACtaaaattaaaggggtacttcagtgctgggaagatgaatctgtatttaaactgggtcagtataatgtagtagaaatgtgaaattatttttgaatttggtgccttctagactgagaaaagacagaaaatgtatttgtctcatggggatgaaagactacaattcccagaatgcttcgctgccctacgaggccactccaaAGTCACcactactgaatcacttttactttcccaccaccacgttcattttcattaaatcagttcagttagagaacagacactaaaattaaaaactgaaagtgtctgttcaatatattgtgatttagccgcaGAGAAAGTGTCAGCACAATCGCAGCAGAAGTCCGATTACACGCAtagtgatgagctgaatgagctctcgtgatgagagctgaggtaaacgtgtCACAGCTCgcggcagtagttctcagcgcgtgttcagtctggcgcattttcagttcatgcctttggaagatttactttcataggaattaacttgagaagataaaatacgcactttgctccgccggccacactgtttccatgaatgactgagccgagctgagctgtgagtgcgacccccatcccccatgtgcaagttgaaaacatgcggaaatctCTGCGGTCATgcgctccctctgctggctgtagtctttagcgtctggccaaacattttacCTATGACGCAAATCGACGATTTTTGCGTCACCAGAATaatgtttccagaaaaaaatgcataaaactcTTGTCTCAGGGGCATATGAGAGGGGtgagcacgatcattcgaatatactccagggtttttACTTATAGAAAGctatatgctaatcgctgaagtaaccctttaaggggtGTTTACCCGCGTTTTGAAGCCTTTccggttaaagggttacttcagcgattagcatatggctttgtatcagtagaaaccctggagtatattcaaatgattgtgctttcccccctcatttccccctgagacaagagatttatgcattttatttctggaaaaaatcctcctatgatgcaaattgacgatatttgcatcataggagtaATGTTTGCTCAAAGGCTAAAGActccagccagcagagggagccatttccgcatgttttgaatccgcgcatgggggatggagatcacactcagagctcatcTCGCAGCTataggcactcatttaaacggagctatggtgagcaatgtaagtcttttaacttctcaaattaatttctatgaaagttaagcttgcaaaggcatgaactgaaacgcgccagactgaactcgcgttgtgaatgtttGCCGCGagtgagtgtagtcgcgattacctcagctctcatcacaagagctcattagctcatttatctcactcctgcagttagtgctcaatgctgtgatactcacgcggtgactcactcattatattgaacagacacgttcagtttttaattgtagtgtcttcttcaactcagtcacagtaatccagttggtggctttgggaatggccttacagggcagcgaagcattctgggaattgtagtctttcatccccatgaaaGTATAGAAGGTATAATTTTCTTCTCAGTTTTCTCAGtatagaaggcaccaaattcaaaaataatttcacatttctacttcattgatgacccagtttaaatacaggttaatcttcccagcgctgaagtatccctttaaacattttattcgaaattatatttttaaccggcaaggcacgGACTGTTCAAGGCAAGGCACAGACTGTCTTATTGCGCTAATAATGTCAAAGTCGGTTATATCTTAAGTGAAAGAAAAATCGCCTGCGTCTATATATGAGATGTGAGCAGGTCTTCAGTTGACAGTAGCAGACTAGTGAACTGcgtgtccttaaagggacagttaacctctaaaatgatgttaataaaaaaaagacctttaatacagtagcttttaataaatgttgtatattgaagactatgtagttttaatttaattaaaatgtataaaccaaGGTATGTACATGAGGACTAATTGTATTGTTGcatcctttatatatatatattcagtctGGCGCGATATATATCAGTCTGGCTACCTTTGTGCGTCTCTAGTCTCTAAACAGCGCTATTTGTGTGAAAAAAATGACATGTATAGCCTTTtagttgttttatgttttttttagttctgTAATTTCCCGTATTACAGTGAACTAGACCATGAACTAACTGTATTGTTAcatcctttatatatatatatatatacattttaataaattaaaactacatagtcttcaatatacaacattgattaaaagctactgtattaatttttattattaattaattttaattgttattaattattttattaacataatttaagagGTGaattgtccctttaaggacaaatGTTCAAAATAGGCTGCACTGCTGTCAATTTAAGACCTGCTGgcatctcatatacagacacacacagattttactttcactttagacataaccgacagtgtttatatatgttaaccatgtgtgtatttgacagaaTTAGAACCGGAACactacttagtccagtaatAACATGTGCTTTGCGTTTAAGGCAAAACTGTGCATAAGCacgcaaattaaatgtttaaccggcaaggctttaaacaccccctaactgtagtgcatatgattggatatttgctcatatcagtgtgtagactcacaggcacactcaaaaagaggcaaaataaactgagagaaatatttcaaatgaaGAGAAAGGGAAATAATTAATGAAATgccacaaaaagaaaaaaaaagaaaaaacgcaattcacaagggcatattgaaccgtgaatgtcgtaccgaacggttcaatattatattgagtattgtggcattACTAATATATGTATATCAAGACACTTTGCTGCCATACCATGAGGGCAGCAGcacaatgatattacgcagcacCTGAAAATAGTCCCACCAAActctctgtgcaagcaggttgtcaAGTTAAGTTATATTGATGGAAGTTAGATTATTTTCAGACGCTGCGCAATATCATTCCGCCGCTGCACCCatgtaaagtaaagtaaagttccctgattattacgcaggaatgagaataTAGTTCCTAGCGATAACGGTCTagaaaacttttaattttccctcagtcttagtacacaatgtaactatacacatcacaacatgtaaaatgatggcattattttgtcactttttgagcagtaggctagatggagccgtttacctccagtctttgtgctaagctaggctagtggTGTGTGcatcagacagagttatggcacacATGGAGATAAAAATTATGTAGGGGCTTATtgaactctgggggatacggtgaataagtTAAAGTCCCGTGTTCCTTTAAAATATCAGTTTAATAATCAGTATTTCTATAAGttagtttattttgtaatgtCTAGTATTTGATACCTTTCTCATTTAACAcaataatgactttaaaaacTTTATTATGGGGGGTAATTTCTTAGCCAACTTTGATGTGCGCTTAATTAGATTAATTCATCGGCACATCCAGTAATTAATTAgatgaaaagttttaaatacattatttttattcatatttttggtatatatatatatatatatatatatatatatatatatatatatatatatatatatatatatatatatatatatatatatatatatatatatatatatattttttttttttttaacttcaataatattataatttttgagCTTCTTACCGGCAGACATGGCCATCGTTGTTCCGGCCACCATGCCCATAGCCATGCCATTGGAGCGGGGCGCAGGTACAGGAGCAGGGTATATGGCGGAGGGGATGCTGTTGGGCTGGACCACGGTGGTGTGGTGGATTACATGAGGCTGGGCGGCGTACACTggctgtgtgtaataagcacCCTGAGAAGAAgataaacaaattataatgcaatattTACAAGTAGCTAACTGGTTGTATGTTCAAAACCTGTAAGGGGTGATCCATTGTATTGCATAGTGGGTGCTACGGGATTAAATCTGAATAGTCCTGGTTGTGAGGCAAATAAAGGCTCTAAGCTGGATAAACCAAAAAAGTTGTGTGGTGGCGCAGTGGTATAGGAATGGTATCAGATCCTAATACCACATaactttaatttttaatatagGGAAGCATCGATACCACTTTTTCTAGAATGAGTCTGATACCGATACTTTCATTTGTGGTTTTTGCCAATATTGCATACCTGCATATtcatttaatttgtaataaataaataaaattttggGTAGAGAACCCAAAATAATTGGAATCAAATTAGCTGACTTAATTTGTTTAGAAAATAGATATTATCTTTAGTTTTTTCATGCCTAATTATGCCTGTTGAAATATACTGTAGACTCTTCTGCTACTTTCACATCcattttatcatattttagCCTTTATTTAATATCACAGTGAATATTTAGAGCTGCTCCAGCAGGGCTCAATgctaaggatttttttttttactggtcgGGCCAGTGGTTAAAATTCTTAGATACCAGTGAAATCACCAAATTGAATAAAGTGAGCAaatctaaaataacactgcatagtcttcactatataaattaaatataaatgaatccCCATCAAAGTTAAAAGAGTCATTCAGTAAAGAGGATCAGTGGGtgatttcttctttttttttcttttgttgttagATGAACAAAAAAAGCTGTatgtttattaggctgctgtcactttaagagctgcgaGTATCCTACATACTGTCAGACgtgtgttttctttctcaaatTAATTAGGTACATTTACTTCATAGACATCCTTCTCTGATATCCTCATTCTGCTCTCTGTTTGCTCCGttgtcagtgtttttttttttgtcgtaACACAAACACTGTACACATTCAGCATGTTATCAGCTTTTAGTATCGGCACATTTTTAATGAGTGCGAGGAGAACACAAGAGCGGTACTGCCGCATCCCTAATTTACTACAAtaatgaatcagtgttgttattgttaattaaataaaaattattaaaaacattttcggTAAAtgaaagctgaaataaaataaattattagatgaaaaactaagttaaaaaaattaaatagaacTGACATGGATAGCTTTAAATTAAAGTAATAAAAcgactaaaactaaaataaactaaagcttaatagaaatattataatacttatttttttaatgaaaatgaaaatttaaaacataaatataaaagctaattcaatatatgaataaatactataacagaatataaataatactaaaaaaaCTGTCCTGAATAATAGCCATATGGTATTTATTACATtcaaacatatttaaaatgacACTATGTCACAACCATAGTCCCGTTTACTTTAGTAATATAAAGTTTTTGAGGTAAAACAGAATATTATACAAGcaaaaatgatttaattaactgataatttattgttatttgtATCCATCGTTATTTACTACTAGTGCTGTTAtctttttttgcagtttttaaCAAATGTATAAACTACTGAAAACGTTTTAAAAAATGCAGTATTACTGACAAAAATAACCTATAAAAATACTTGAATAGCTACGGGCTGACATAGGTGATATCAGCTATATATTAATTTCAGGtcaagcaagatattttattataatacaaaaccttttttttcttcctgatAAATAGTGCATAAGATAAAAAGGATCAAGTTTGATTTCTCCCTTGCCAACTAATTATTCAAAACACCACAAAACATGCTTATTATGGATTATGTGTTATTCCAGCTTGCGGGTTAGTCGTCacctttattttttacagtgctttATACAATAGAAATGGTTTCAAAACAGCTTTGCAATATTCACAATATAGAATAAGGCCTTACCTGAGCATAGAGGTTCTGCTGGGGATAGGCACTTCTAATAGGGTACATGGCCGTCTGGTAGGGGTTAGGTGATGGGGAATAGGGGGGAGGGGCTCCATTGGTCTGAGTAGGGGGGACTTTATAAGGCGTTCCTGCAGTGTATCCTGAAACAGAGACGGAGAGAGATTTAGGTCTGGTATGCATCTGGCACACAATAATCgaatataatacaaaaatattctTTCACATGCGTCCATGTGCTTTGGTTGGATTACCAAAACCTCCATGTCGCCACCGTCTGGTGAGCAACAGTAAAGCACACAAGACATGTAAAGAGGGAGTGCGCCAAACTAAACTAAAGCACACATGAAgtgcaaacactcacacaccctTTCAAGTCAGAGATATCACACGTTAAACAACTAAGCACACACCAACACTTTCTCTTTTTCCACACACACCATCTGTTGGCTTTTTATTTGCCAGCGATTTATTGGAAGATTGTTGACAACAGAGTAGTAACAAAAAGCACAAGTATGTGACTTCAGCAGCCCAAACGGAAgtcttttaaagaaaaaaatacattgctTTAGGCGTTATTAGTTACAAAACACACCTAAATATGCCCTACATACCAAACACATGCTATCAGTCATTACTTCACATTTGAGAAGCCACTGATGCAACACACCAGATTCAACTGGCTTTAATCTAGTATAGCCACTCCTGTCTAATTCAATCCCACacaacacaatattttacatAATCTCAACTCCAAAAGCTCTGCTGTCTACAGTTTGAATGAAACATTAGATCTCAGACAGCGTGTCTCCAGTGTGCAATGTGAGATTTCACCCGTCACAAACCCTAGTGAGCTGCTAAACTTGTCAGCATTTTAAGACATCATAGGCTTACAAAAGAAAATatgctgtgtgtgtatatatatatatatatatatatatatatatatatatatatatatatatatatatatatatatatatatataattttaataaaataattgtatatgCTCATGTCAAATTTGACTGAAATCTGTTAGGAATCAAGTCTCCGGAGTGCTTCATGTCAGTGACTGTCTATATggagtattataaaaaatatatataaacttgTCATGTGATCAAAGGACAACTTTTGTATAtttcattatcatttaaattatAACAGTTAATTCAGTCAATAGATAAATCTATCACTGTTGAAATAATTctattatactgtaaaaaataaataattaaaataaatttatttttaataataataataatcaaaattcAAAATAGTAATACATgtttattactgtttttattgaatttatttaattccCGTGGATTAtacttataaaaaaatatcacacctcttatcaaaaaaaaaataataataaaaaaaaaaatatatatatattatatgtatatatatatatatatatatatatatatatataaattttttttgataagaggtgtaatatttttttataagtataatataatataatatatatatatatatatatatatatatatatatatatatatatatatatatatatatatatatatatatatatatataaatacatggaaaataaaaagtgtttaaaaaaagtttccatttcacgTAGGCAGCAGTGCAGCTCACTAGGATTTTAGAACAGAGCTCATTGTAAAGCTTGTTTACACAGCATGCGTGGAAGTCATTATGGGATTGAATCCTGTAGAGCAAGTGTTCTTTATAGGGAGAACGGGACCCTATAGCTATGTTCACACTGTGAGTCCAAATCCAATTACTTTTGTATACGACTGGAATCTGATCTAAATGATTGACTGTCCACACTGTGTATCACAACTGTTCAGATCAGATTTGTGTGTCCCGTGGGGCTCTTATATTGTCCTGGAATATCTGTATTGGTTTCTATGGCAATGACTTAGCATTGGAAGGCATTcaccaaaaacaacaacagcagcaacatGGAGGGGCTTGCAATACAGATGTTGTCTTATGAAAATGACATGAGAATAAAGCTGGACTACAGCGTCTTCTGAGGAGAACAAATGTAGAAATATAGAAGGCTGGTATGCGTGGCTTTAGTCCATGCTGTCGTCTCTGCCGATCTCAAAACATGTCACCATTGTATTGTAATTTTCTGCTTGTCCAGCACTTTGCAACAACACAGCCTTGTTTTGGCAGCGACGTATGACATGTTAGCGCTTTTCATGTCATGTGAAAGCGACATAAACCAGACGAAATCCGACCAGAGCAGTAAGACTGAAACAGATTTCAAGAAATGCGATTTGAACAGGATTTCAAACCACATTTGAATGTAGCTCAAAACGGATTCGTAAAAATAGCatttcacatgattttttttGCCGTTCACACTTGCTAAATAGGATCAGATTCCAATCAGATATGCACAAAAATCAGATTTGGACTGACTGTGAACGAGGCTTATGTGAAAgagtgcgtgtttgtgtgttataGAGTTAAAAGGGGAACACACAGCAGTTACAGTAGAGTATAGTAATCATATTTACTGAATGCTGTAGATGAGGCCTGGTACTGCCTGCTCTCTGAGCCAGCGTCCACGGCCAGGTCATAGGAGCCTTCTCCGGGCCCCGGAGCAGATGCCGTCTGGGGCCAGGCCTGCTTCACCAGCAGCACTGtcccaaacaaacacaacaacacaagaAGGGTTACACATGCGTCACGATCTTAATCTCCAAAACGGTACCCTGACTGTCCTAACCTCCCCTCTCTGTCCCTCTGGATCCTTGTATTTACTGACCGCAAAAGTAGGCTTCCAGAAGTAAAAAtactattaaaaacaaaaacaaaaaaacatacagaCCTACCATACGAAACTATTGATTTCAAAATGATTTAATTGCTTAGACTTCCCAAAATTCTGAAGCAAGAAGTTTGCAGCGGTACGTTTTCAGGTTGGTGACGCTAACATTACCAACCTAGGGATCTAGTTACGTAATAAGGCGTTGTATGTGGCGTTGTATAAAATACATTACATGCGCTCTATTTGGCATTGAAATGCATCTCTAACAGCAATAAAGGaaaaaagttcaaagactaGGAGACTATTAGCTACTAAAATGTCTTAACAGAGCCATTTGGCTGTGAAATTAGTTGCACGGTTCCTCATTTTTTAGTCCTTTTAGATAAATgtgtttgtgaaaaataaatttaaaatgtaaatgtattgtaAATAAACACTTTGGGCTTGCAATTCAAAGCTGGATGGTTCATTTCATATTTAACTAAACAACAGTGAATATTAGCACATCCCACTCAATGGTCAtgttcaaaattaaaatattaggtTACTGCTTCCTGAATACTACGGCGTATGCACTGTATATTGCATAATATGTGTTAGAAAATagtatataaaacaatatgcaTTATTCAGTGATCATATTTTAAGCTTGgatattcaaattattatttattatcctTAATCACTTCCATTTTGTGTATTTGGCAGTcaaatcttaaagggatagttcactcaaaaaagaACATTagtataatttgcactttttggGCTTAAATTTTTGGGCTGGAATCactaccattataaagcttgacaGAGCCatgacttttatatatatacactcccctaaaggattattaggaacaccatactaatactgtgttggaccccctttcaccttcagaacttccttaattctacgtggcattgattcaacaaggtgctgaaagcattctttagaaatgttggcccttattgataggatagcatcttgcagttgatggagatttgtgggatgcacatccacggcacaaagctcctgttccaccgcatcccaaagatgctctattgggttgagatctggtgactgtgggggccattttagtacagtgaactcattgacATGTTCAAGAAagcaatttgaaattattcaagctttgtgacatggtgcattatccagctggaagtagccatcagaggatgggtacatggtggtcataaaagaatggacatggtcagaaacaatgctcaggtagcccgtggcatttaaacggtGCCCAATTGGggctaaggggcctaaagtgcaCCAAGAAatcatcccccacaccattacaccaccaccaccaccagcctgcacagtggtaacaaggcatgatggatccatgttctcattctgtttacgccaaattcttagcctgacaagccagacccacatcaagatgtttggtctggaaactcaccatagacaggcctcaatccgaggggcaggacaaacggttgtctttcaaact
The nucleotide sequence above comes from Pseudorasbora parva isolate DD20220531a chromosome 16, ASM2467924v1, whole genome shotgun sequence. Encoded proteins:
- the fam168a gene encoding protein FAM168A isoform X3, producing MASGHSTDKFSFLYPTDTSQNVKSKNRLSSTMNPVYSPVQPGTPYGNPKNMAYTGYPGGYPTTAPTYTANLYQTGSPGYPPGYTAGTPYKVPPTQTNGAPPPYSPSPNPYQTAMYPIRSAYPQQNLYAQGAYYTQPVYAAQPHVIHHTTVVQPNSIPSAIYPAPVPAPRSNGMAMGMVAGTTMAMSAGTLLTTPQHTQIGAHPVTVPTYRPQGTPGYSYVPPHW
- the fam168a gene encoding protein FAM168A isoform X1 produces the protein MASGHSTDKFSFLYPTDTSQNVKSKNRLSSTMNPVYSPVQPGTPYGNPKNMAYTGYPGGYPTTAPTYTANLYQTGSPGYPPVLLVKQAWPQTASAPGPGEGSYDLAVDAGSESRQYQASSTAFRYTAGTPYKVPPTQTNGAPPPYSPSPNPYQTAMYPIRSAYPQQNLYAQGAYYTQPVYAAQPHVIHHTTVVQPNSIPSAIYPAPVPAPRSNGMAMGMVAGTTMAMSAGTLLTTPQHTQIGAHPVTVPTYRPQGTPGYSYVPPHW
- the fam168a gene encoding protein FAM168A isoform X2, with translation MNPVYSPVQPGTPYGNPKNMAYTGYPGGYPTTAPTYTANLYQTGSPGYPPVLLVKQAWPQTASAPGPGEGSYDLAVDAGSESRQYQASSTAFRYTAGTPYKVPPTQTNGAPPPYSPSPNPYQTAMYPIRSAYPQQNLYAQGAYYTQPVYAAQPHVIHHTTVVQPNSIPSAIYPAPVPAPRSNGMAMGMVAGTTMAMSAGTLLTTPQHTQIGAHPVTVPTYRPQGTPGYSYVPPHW